The Solanum lycopersicum chromosome 6, SLM_r2.1 genome has a window encoding:
- the LOC101260948 gene encoding remorin 1.4 translates to MKRNIYDLGDGEFAAAIAATAFAIRSLEENAGSQNQTKAKRPVIRPPEAAPMRRTSTMNRKTSAEIVSITPVANDKMQKGISRGSRNAENKADAWEKAQIAKIRKRHDELLSALLAWENEKKMMAKEQMERRKNQVELALKRNLQHYKNKLARIDHIAKGARTQAEEKRRYEETTVKEKSNKIRSTRTGPVTCYCF, encoded by the exons ATGAAAAGGAACATTTATGACTTGGGTGATGGAGAATTTGCAGCAGCAATTGCTGCTACTGCGTTTGCTATACGTTCCCTTGAGGAAAATGCTGGCTCTCAAAATCAGACAAAAGCAAAAAGACCTGTTATTAGGCCACCAGAAGCAG CTCCAATGAGAAGGACATCCACGATGAATCGTAAAACTTCAGCAGAAATAGTCAGTATAACTCCAGTAGCTAATGATAAAATGCAAAAGGGGATTTCAAGAGGAAGCAGAAATGCTGAAAACAAAGCTGATGCTTGGGAGAAAGCTCAGATAGCCAAAATAAGAAAGCG ACACGATGAGCTTCTTTCTGCGCTTCTTGCTTGGGAGAACGAAAAGAAGATGATGGCAAAAGAACAAATGGAAAGGAGAAAG AATCAAGTGGAGCTTGCTTTGAAAAGGAACTTGCAGCATTACAAAAACAAACTAGCGAGAATTGATCATATCGCCAAAGGAGCAAGAACACAAgcagaagagaaaagaagatatgaagaaaCCACAGTGAAAGAGAAATCAAATAAGATTAGATCAACAAGGACTGGACCTGTTACATGTTACTGCTTCTAA
- the LOC101260653 gene encoding transcription factor UNE10-like, giving the protein MSHHTWNFSHQKQEQQVVEKEEEENRYTRGHVHNQQNQVDPMSNKCEVAELTWENGQVAMHRLGSNLSNEQTKHTWGKAGDTLESIVHQATFQKQHHSYIMGSDGQNQANINREKNVSYGAQQTRGVLKRMRSSDSDPQLYIGGISLEHLNARASAKDNDITMITWPCNEDSACHGGSENKEEERETKSSNPSKRSRRAAVHNQSERRRRDRINEKMKALQKLVPNASKTNKASMLEEVIKYLKQLQAQIQLISYAKNMEQQMMMMSLGMQPAHIQMPLLATMGMCSSTTGILNNMTSNLAPAPYQSLIGGRAPLIYPTSSMPTLFPPFMSPPFATASSIPSTPPQPINAESISPKLTKYAAPPNIAASTSFPFSHPYNAYLPHSMKMEFNNEMAAQYLQRGNQENVNIQGQKK; this is encoded by the exons ATGAGTCATCATACTTGGAATTTTAGTCACCAAAAACAAGAACAACAAGtagtagaaaaagaagaagaggagaacAGATATACTCGTGGCCACGTGCATAATCAGCAGAATCAAGTTGACCCCAT GTCCAATAAGTGTGAAGTTGCAGAGTTAACATGGGAAAATGGGCAAGTAGCCATGCATAGACTCGGAAGCAACCTCTCGAATGAGCAAACAAAACACACATGGGGAAAGGCTGGTGACACACTAGAGTCAATTGTGCATCAAGCCACTTTCCAAAAACAACATCATAGTTATATAATGGGAAGTGATGGACAAAATCAGGCAAACATCAACAGGGAAAAAAATGTATCTTATGGTGCTCAACAAACAAGAGGAGTATTAAAGAGGATGAGATCATCAGATTCTGACCCCCAGTTATATATTGGTGGAATATCATTAGAACATTTAAACGCTCGTGCAAGTGCTAAGGACAATGATATCACCATGATAACATGGCCTTGTAATGAGGATTCTGCCTGCCATGGTGGCTCG GAAAACAAAGAGGAAGAACGTGAAACAAAAAGCTCCAACCCATCAAAACGTAGTCGAAGAGCTGCTGTCCACAACCAATCAGAGCGG AGACGCCGTGACAGAATCAATGAAAAGATGAAAGCTCTGCAGAAGTTGGTGCCAAATGCTAGTAAG ACAAATAAAGCATCCATGCTGGAGGAAGTGATAAAGTACTTAAAACAGCTTCAAGCACAAATCCAGTTGATAAGCTATGCTAAAAACATGGAGCAGCAAATGATGATGATGTCTCTAGGAATGCAACCAGCACATATTCAAATGCCTTTACTAGCAACAATGGGCATGTGTAGTAGTACTACAGGAATACTTAACAATATGACTTCTAATTTAGCTCCAGCTCCTTATCAATCTCTTATAGGCGGCCGCGCTCCCCTCATTTATCCAACCTCTTCAATGCCCACTCTTTTTCCTCCCTTCATGTCACCACCCTTCGCCACGGCATCATCCATTCCTAGTACTCCACCACAACCTATTAACGCCGAATCCATCAGCCCCAAACTCACTAAATATGCAGCTCCCCCTAATATTGCAGCCAGTACTTCATTCCCTTTTAGCCACCCCTATAATGCATATCTGCCTCAT TCAATGAAGATGGAGTTCAATAATGAGATGGCAGCTCAATATCTGCAGCGGGGCAATCAAGAAAATGTCAATATTCAAGGGCAAAAAAAATGA
- the LYK14 gene encoding LOW QUALITY PROTEIN: lysM domain receptor-like kinase 3 (The sequence of the model RefSeq protein was modified relative to this genomic sequence to represent the inferred CDS: substituted 1 base at 1 genomic stop codon), with protein MASWCCILIFYFLFPLIFPKIITNITSAIPTQLTNIHPFPCSDHIKTCNALLYQHNSLSKQNITFFYSVNASAIEPISYDDRQDYLINVPCTCKDVNGTVGYFYDTIYNLQSGDTFANVSNDIYSGQAWKVGGEDKSYKAGENVTMHLLCGCVEDEEKTVVTYTVQQHDTLSTIGDSLSSQVSDIESLNPYLIRPQFVDVGWLLYVPMYKNGVPLPSTGKLYLNHKAHKWMVLVGILSAVTVLSICTVIVFILRRNRLQRRAKEDAAAVSKSFSTKKNMSLQKQYMYKDHTEEMPVFESERPVIXSLEEIAEATSDFDESRIIGAGGYGSVYYGTIGKQEVAIKKMRSNKSKEFMAELKVLCKIHHINVVELLGYASGDDHLYLVYEYVPNGSLNEHLHQPMLKGHKPLSWTTRTQIAVDTARGIEYIHDHTKSRYVHRDIKTSNILLDETMRAKVADFGLAKLVGRTNEDEFLATRLVGTPGYLPPESVKELQITTKTDVFAFGVVLAELITGKRALIRENGDPNKMKSLISIIHEIFQGEDPDSALESFIDENLKGCYPMEDIYKMAEIAEWCLSENAINRPEMREVVVSLSQIRISSTEWEASLGGDSLVFSGVFNGR; from the exons ATGGCTTCTTGGTGTTGTATCCTCATTTTTTACTTCCTATTTCCTCTGATTTTCCCTAAGATCATAACAAATATTACTTCTGCTATACCAACTCAGTTAACTAACATCCACCCTTTTCCATGTTCCGATCACATCAAGACGTGCAATGCTTTACTCTATCAGCACAACAGTCTCTCAAAACAGAATATCACCTTTTTTTACTCTGTCAATGCATCAGCAATCGAGCCGATTAGCTATGATGACAGACAAGACTACCTAATAAATGTACCTTGCACTTGCAAAGATGTTAATGGTACTGTTGGATATTTCTATGACACGATTTACAATCTGCAGTCAGGGGATACATTTGCAAATGTTTCTAATGACATTTATAGTGGACAGGCTTGGAAAGTTGGTGGAGAAGATAAAAGTTACAAGGCTGGGGAAAATGTAACTATGCATCTATTATGTGGATGTGtggaagatgaagaaaagacTGTGGTGACGTATACTGTTCAGCAGCACGATACTTTGTCAACTATTGGAGATTCACTTTCTTCTCAAGTCAGTGATATTGAGAGCTTGAATCCTTATTTGATAAGGCCACAGTTTGTAGATGTTGGATGGCTATTATATGTGCCCATGTACAAAAATGGAGTTCCTCTACCAAGTACCGGTAAGTTATATCTT AATCACAAAGCACACAAATGGATGGTAttagttggaatattatcagCTGTGACAGTACTTTCAATCTGCACTGTGATAGTATTTATTCTAAGGAGAAATAGATTGCAGAGACGCGCCAAGGAGGATGCTGCAGCTGTTTCCAAAAGCTttagtacaaaaaaaaacatgtcaCTTCAGAAGCAGTACATGTATAAAGATCATACTGAAG AAATGCCAGTTTTCGAATCAGAAAGGCCAGTAATATAAAGTCTTGAGGAAATAGCAGAAGCTACAAGTGATTTTGATGAGTCTAGGATTATCGGGGCAGGTGGATATGGGAGTGTGTATTATGGGACGATTGGGAAACAG GAAGTTGCAATAAAAAAGATGAGGTCCAACAAGTCCAAGGAGTTTATGGCAGAACTCAAAGTCTTATGCAAGATCCATCACATAAATGTG GTGGAGCTGTTGGGATATGCCAGTGGGGATGATCACCTCTACTTGGTCTATGAGTATGTTCCAAATGGTTCTCTCAATGAACATCTTCATCAACCAATGCTAAAAG GTCATAAGCCTCTAAGTTGGACTACAAGAACACAGATTGCTGTAGATACTGCAAGGGGTATCGAGTATATCCATGACCATACAAAATCTCGGTATGTTCACCGTGACATAAAAACGAGTAACATTCTACTGGATGAAACCATGAGAGCTAAG GTTGCAGATTTTGGCCTGGCAAAACTAGTTGGTCGGACTAATGAAGATGAATTCTTGGCGACCCGCCTAGTTGGAACACCAGGATATCTTCCCCCTGA ATCTGTAAAAGAGCTGCAGATAACTACCAAAACAGATGTTTTTGCATTTGGAGTAGTTCTTGCAGAACTAATTACTGGCAAACGTGCACTCATTCGTGAAAATGGGGATCCAAACAAGATGAAATCACTCATCTCTATT ATTCATGAAATTTTCCAAGGCGAGGATCCAGACTCAGCATTAGAATCTTTTATAGATGAAAATCTCAAGGGATGCTACCCCATGGAAGATATATACAAG ATGGCAGAAATTGCAGAGtggtgtctaagtgaaaatgCAATTAACAGACCAGAAATGCGGGAGGTGGTTGTTTCGTTATCTCAAATCAGGATCTCATCCACAGAGTGGGAGGCATCATTAGGAGGCGATAGCTTGGTTTTTAGTGGAGTCTTTAATGGGAGATGA
- the LOC101256888 gene encoding uncharacterized protein, whose translation MADGIPENLEKIEPIVNRVRRNSTGSVGFEMGGYKVLSRYLDVPRSSCHDMCKHGYEHDSPTKAKIPRPSRATLGKILERKKVPGSTKLPSEIRSQTTCQVNGQEMQSSTKRLAPSGNQQSESKLKPLEENASRRHQRRYSDNFIPGNSSKLQESLSNGSSSRQNQSCKMEKDSGSSELSKKKNIVTSTVALSPKSSVKKVSSTISSNNSPRKASQLNSRTSLAPSRTGKISHENVKKKTSHLRESKTKSNTTGSSQENSKAKESSLHRDGSKRGKTVSSSLCSPSFPPSSGGSNSRTIDTTTQSSVSSSSLMSPSSNSANESAHCDGTSSSTSQNGTTTQKQSTKPRKAGQLGLEKEDCSPKQLKFKKGKTIDIQSEKYSPRKQKLRQVTIKDKGENENGNPIGKGLRKSNADGHSYAAKGEVVTVNLRSNGIEDSKETPSLFNNVIEITASKLAKTRRSKVKALVGAFETVISLQDKKSSPVIGRS comes from the coding sequence ATGGCTGATGGAATACCTGAAAACCTGGAGAAAATCGAGCCTATAGTAAATCGTGTGAGAAGGAATTCAACCGGAAGTGTAGGCTTTGAAATGGGAGGATACAAGGTCTTGTCACGTTATCTTGACGTTCCAAGAAGTTCATGCCATGATATGTGCAAACATGGTTATGAACATGATTCTCCAACGAAGGCTAAGATTCCTCGGCCCTCAAGAGCAACATTAGGGAAAATCCTAGAAAGGAAGAAAGTACCAGGCTCAACTAAACTACCTTCTGAGATCAGGAGCCAGACAACTTGCCAAGTCAATGGACAGGAAATGCAATCGTCCACCAAAAGATTAGCGCCTTCTGGAAATCAACAAAGTGAGTCCAAGCTTAAGCCTTTGGAAGAAAATGCATCAAGAAGGCATCAAAGAAGATACAGTGACAACTTTATACCAGGGAATTCTTCGAAACTTCAAGAGTCTCTATCAAATGGATCAAGCAGTAGACAAAACCAGAGCTGTAAAATGGAGAAAGACAGTGGATCCTCCGAGCTAAGCAAGAAAAAGAATATTGTTACCTCAACTGTTGCATTGTCTCCAAAATCTTCTGTGAAAAAAGTATCGAGCACAATATCCAGTAACAACTCCCCCAGAAAGGCATCTCAACTTAACAGTAGGACTAGTCTTGCGCCAAGCAGGACTGGGAAAATCAGTCATGAAAATGTGAAAAAGAAGACGTCGCATCTTAGAGAATCAAAGACTAAAAGCAACACTACAGGTAGTTCCCAGGAAAATAGTAAGGCCAAAGAATCCTCTTTGCATAGAGATGGTTCAAAGCGAGGAAAGACAGTGTCTTCATCCCTTTGTTCCCCATCATTTCCACCATCTTCAGGTGGTAGTAACTCGAGAACTATTGACACCACTACCCAGTCATCCGTTTCCTCATCTTCATTGATGTCACCGTCATCAAACTCAGCAAATGAGTCTGCTCACTGTGATGGAACAAGCTCTAGCACCAGTCAAAATGGAACTACAACTCAGAAGCAAAGCACAAAACCTCGGAAAGCTGGACAACTTGGCTTAGAAAAGGAAGATTGCAGTCCTAAACAGCTCAAGTTCAAAAAAGGGAAGACAATTGATATCCAATCTGAGAAATACAGTCCGCGGAAACAAAAGTTGAGGCAAGTCACCATAAAAGATAAGGGCGAAAATGAAAATGGTAATCCAATAGGAAAAGGTTTGAGAAAATCCAATGCTGATGGCCATTCATATGCTGCGAAAGGCGAAGTTGTGACAGTAAATCTTCGATCCAATGGTATAGAGGATTCAAAAGAAACTCCAAGTTTGTTCAACAACGTGATTGAAATTACTGCAAGCAAGCTTGCCAAGACTAGGAGAAGCAAGGTCAAGGCTCTGGTGGGTGCTTTTGAAACTGTAATCTCCCTTCAGGATAAAAAATCCTCTCCAGTAATTGGAAGATCTTAA
- the LOC101260058 gene encoding uncharacterized protein, translating to MRRTNYLPGHYNPTDNVVSLTGNSQSIPHSDIACNSSRGFHLAFPPLMDESQDLVNEKEILRQTMLKHDATFRYQVSELHRLYGRQRELMDEMKKRELVEDHMHLQASKANTSVSLFRSDISEKTFRRSVNLTSIEPYAPSKEMFQDPFNSGADKTVQPGGDCLSGQNILNECKPSSLKNDTSRKRILDLELPAEAINNECREQFEEENPAKKKNNLISELQPQCSSKVNLVASGNSSSSPSSSRGTFLLFDLNEPVQPFESECPNLAFESNNIHEEIRDRDLDLSGMARADFSTLNKEGRDESNLKSFDEVSSVGRALIPSNQPTSLPLENVDKIYAETTTDKSLAISSWREFKQIPVAVQALSCFNSDASFSKSTESSVRNSNLTATKLNVDLGPVSTPTSGSLTSCFMQHDASDSTGEHSAAVKENKFSDYTSSGNGMDLNLTPSTSLSDCQSAPSVDISQLNFPEGRNVEIQKNSEVPDSNMVPNSTAEYGKCTRDNHLVGSTIDSKLSTANSCINLNSCIKEDLLSSSPSEATKSTAERDLKGPVSPENKECSPPRGDSQDISIRTSIDLSRGGHDDPIKEPDTVAADTLVYISSSVVHRFSKNAIGEPSESSSNCLRKLAEVATSLESIQENEVEESMEVHFKRDVLRSERTASSRMKLNLRKGHIDNSRSYLKVAKKKGKGIVCNQTRRGQARRTKEQKNLQTDETNVASKSGAWKKTPSRTSSRGRRRSSDEERTMCSLLLQHTLDNKHGITGRFLKGWGMTKKRQSTRRAKSCVSPLFLAA from the exons ATGCGGCGGACTAACTATCTTCCAGGACATTACAACCCAACAGATAATGTTGTCAGCCTTACGGGTAATTCACAGTCAATACCCCACAGTGATATCGCCTGCAACAGTAGTAGAGGCTTCCATCTTGCATTTCCTCCGCTTATGGACGAGAGTCAGGATTTAGTTAATGAAAAGGAAATATTGAGACAGACAATGCTCAAACATGATGCGACATTTAGATATCag GTCAGTGAGCTGCATCGCTTATATGGAAGACAAAGGGAATTAATGGATGAGATGAAAAAGAGAGAACTAGTAGAAGATCATATGCACTTGCAAGCATCAAAGGCAAATACTTCTGTGTCTCTGTTTAGGTCTGACATTTCTGAGAAAACCTTTAGGCGCTCAGTTAATCTCACGAGCATTGAACCATATGCACCAAGTAAAGAAATGTTTCAAGATCCCTTTAATTCTGGTGCTGATAAGACGGTGCAACCAGGAGGTGACTGTCTTTCAGGTCAGAACATTTTAAACGAATGCAAGCCATCATCATTGAAGAACGACACGTCAAGGAAGAGAATCTTGGACCTTGAACTTCCAGCGGAAGCCATTAATAATGAATGCAGGGAGCAATTTGAGGAAGAAAATCctgctaaaaagaaaaataatttaatctcaGAACTTCAACCTCAATGTTCTTCGAAAGTCAACCTTGTTGCCTCTGGAAACTCTTCCAGTTCTCCCTCAAGTAGTAGGGGTACCTTTCTTTTGTTTGACCTGAATGAACCTGTACAGCCTTTTGAGTCAGAGTGTCCAAATTTGGCATTTGAATCGAATAACATTCACGAGGAAATCAGGGACAGAGATCTGGATTTATCCGGTATGGCACGTGCAGATTTCTCAACTCTGAATAAAGAAG GGAGAGATGAAAGCAACTTGAAGTCGTTTGATGAAGTTTCTTCTGTTGGGAGAGCACTTATTCCATCTAATCAACCAACATCGTTGCCCTTAGAAAATGTAGACAAGATTTATGCTGAAACCACAACTGACAAATCACTGGCGATTTCTTCTTGGAGAGAATTTAAGCAGATTCCTGTTGCAGTACAAGCACTTTCATGCTTTAATAGTGATGCATCATTCAGCAAGAGTACTGAGTCCTCTGTTAGGAATTCTAATCTCACTGCAACGAAGTTAAATGTGGACCTAGGTCCTGTGTCCACTCCAACCTCTGGAAGTTTGACTTCTTGCTTTATGCAGCATGATGCAAGTGATAGTACAGGTGAGCACAGTGCTGCTGTAAAAGAGAACAAGTTTTCAGACTACACAAGTTCTGGGAACGGCATGGACTTGAATTTGACACCTTCTACCAGCTTGTCTGACTGCCAGTCTGCACCCTCCGTCGACATTTCCCAACTTAATTTTCCTGAAGGCAGAAATGTAGAGATACAGAAAAACTCCGAGGTTCCTGACAGTAACATGGTTCCTAATTCTACAGCTGAATATGGAAAATGCACCAGGGATAATCACCTTGTAGGTTCTACAATTGATAGCAAGCTTTCAACAGCTAATAGTTGCATCAACTTAAACTCTTGCATCAAAGAAGACCTTTTGTCATCTAGTCCAAGTGAAGCAACAAAGTCTACTGCAGAAAGAGATCTAAAAGGTCCTGTTAGCCCAGAAAATAAGGAGTGCTCTCCACCCAGAGGAGATTCTCAGGACATTAGTATCAGAACATCAATCGATTTGTCAAGAGGAGGCCATGATGATCCAATCAAGGAACCTGACACTGTTGCAGCTGATACACTTGTTTATATTTCGTCATCTGTGGTTCACAGGTTCTCAAAGAATGCCATTGGTGAACCATCTGAATCCTCCAGCAACTGTCTTCGTAAGCTTGCTGAAGTTGCTACTTCTTTGGAAAGTATTCAAGAGAATGAAGTTGAAGAATCCATGGAAGTCCATTTTAAGCGCGATGTACTTCGTTCAGAAAGGACTGCTTCAAGTCGGATGAAGCTTAATCTGAGAAAGGGGCACATTGATAATAGTCGTAGCTATTTGAAGGTTgcaaaaaagaagggaaaaggtaTTGTGTGTAATCAGACAAGGAGGGGTCAAGCAAGAAGGACAAAGGAGCAGAAGAACCTTCAAACAGATGAAACAAATGTTGCTTCAAAATCTGGTGCATGGAAAAAAACTCCGAGTAGGACGAGTTCCAGAGGCAGGAGACGGTCCAGTGATGAAGAGAGAACAATGTGCTCACTCCTACTGCAGCATACTTTGGACAACAAACATGGGATCACAGGCAGATTTTTGAAAGGCTGGGGGATGACAAAAAAGAGGCAAAGTACTCGGAGAGCTAAGTCTTGTGTGTCTCCTCTTTTCTTAGCTGCTTGA
- the LOC101256598 gene encoding uncharacterized protein, with protein MENNNSHDDQYGRKVMKDVSLHELREKLVEFSRVRGWDQYHSPRNLLLALVGEVGELSEIFQWKGEVARGLPNWTSDDKEHLEEELSDVLLYLVQLAHVCGLDLGQAALTKIVKNAQKYPVTKPT; from the exons ATGGAGAATAATAATTCTCATGATGATCAATATGGTAGAAAAGTGATGAAGGATGTCTCTCTTCATGAACTTAGAGAGAAACTTGTTGAATTTTCTAGAGTTAGAGGTTGGGATCAGTATCACAGTCCTAGAAACCTTCTCCTAGCTCTG GTTGGAGAAGTGGGAGAACTATCAGAGATATTTCAGTGGAAAGGTGAAGTTGCAAGGGGTTTACCTAACTGGACATCAGATGATAAAGAACATTTGGAGGAAGAACTTTCTGATGTTTTACTCTATTTGGTTCAGCTAGCTCATGTTTGTGGACTTGATTTAGGTCAAGCAGCACTTactaaaattgtcaaaaatgcTCAAAAATACCCTGTTACTAAacctacttaa